A stretch of the Flavobacterium sp. 5 genome encodes the following:
- the glgP gene encoding alpha-glucan family phosphorylase, with protein MSKNLPEQYQHPYTFNKKYQKSAVYFSMEFAIDQSLKIYSGGLGFLAGSHMRSAFDLKQNLIGIGILWKKGYYDQYLKEDLSMGALFREKNYSFLEDTNIRFTIKIDNHDVWIKAYFLKPEIFGTVPMFFLSTDVPENDYLAKSTTFRLYDSDPSAKIAQTMVLGLGGAKLLDALNYEPEIYHLNEAHAVSSVFHLYNKYKDVEKIREKIVFTTHTPEEAGNEKHDIYLLEKLSFFDGIPLEKVREITGIHDNTFNHSLVALRLSHKANGVSKLHGEVSRDMWKDATGICPITHITNAQNKKYWVDPWLDDAHATNDREELINRKQRLKTKLFEVVADQTGKIFDPNILTIVWARRFADYKRPDLITRNYEKFKSLMTDTKRPIQIIFAGKPYPTDYGAIHNFDNLSHISKDFKNMAVLIGHELKLSRQLKKGSDIWLNNPRVTREASGTSGVTAAMNGSINFSTNDGWVREFKELNKTKNSFVLPIVDHNLPIYQQDQMDLDNLYQMLEQEILPLYYDNPDGWWDLVETSMTQIVPFFDSARMVDEYYTKMYN; from the coding sequence ATGAGCAAGAATTTACCTGAACAATACCAACATCCTTACACTTTTAATAAAAAATATCAAAAATCGGCTGTTTATTTCTCAATGGAATTTGCTATCGATCAATCTCTAAAAATCTATTCCGGAGGATTGGGTTTTCTTGCAGGCTCACACATGCGAAGTGCCTTTGATTTGAAACAAAATTTAATTGGGATCGGAATTTTATGGAAAAAAGGATATTATGATCAATATCTAAAAGAAGATCTTTCGATGGGAGCGCTTTTTAGAGAGAAAAACTATAGCTTTCTGGAGGACACCAATATCAGGTTTACTATAAAAATTGATAATCATGATGTTTGGATTAAAGCCTATTTCTTGAAACCGGAAATATTTGGAACAGTACCTATGTTTTTTCTTTCCACTGATGTTCCTGAAAACGATTATCTGGCAAAATCAACTACTTTTAGATTATACGATTCCGATCCAAGTGCCAAAATAGCACAAACAATGGTTTTGGGATTAGGTGGAGCTAAATTATTAGACGCTTTGAATTATGAACCTGAAATTTATCATTTAAACGAAGCCCATGCTGTTTCATCAGTTTTTCACTTATACAACAAATACAAGGACGTTGAGAAAATAAGAGAAAAAATAGTTTTCACTACTCACACCCCCGAAGAAGCTGGTAACGAAAAGCATGATATTTATTTACTGGAAAAACTAAGCTTTTTCGATGGGATACCGTTAGAGAAAGTTCGAGAAATAACAGGAATTCATGACAATACTTTCAACCATTCACTAGTTGCATTGCGATTAAGTCATAAAGCAAATGGTGTTTCAAAACTACATGGAGAAGTATCTCGGGACATGTGGAAAGATGCCACTGGTATTTGCCCGATAACACATATTACCAATGCACAAAACAAAAAATATTGGGTAGATCCTTGGCTGGATGATGCTCATGCAACTAATGACCGAGAAGAATTAATCAATCGCAAACAAAGACTAAAAACCAAATTATTTGAAGTAGTTGCCGATCAAACAGGAAAAATATTTGATCCAAACATTTTGACTATTGTTTGGGCACGACGATTTGCAGATTATAAAAGACCCGATTTGATTACTCGAAATTATGAAAAATTCAAAAGTTTAATGACAGATACTAAAAGACCAATTCAAATTATATTTGCCGGTAAACCTTATCCAACAGACTATGGAGCTATACATAATTTTGATAATCTATCACACATCAGCAAAGATTTCAAGAATATGGCAGTACTTATTGGACATGAATTAAAATTATCGCGTCAGTTAAAAAAAGGGTCCGATATTTGGTTAAACAATCCAAGAGTTACAAGAGAAGCTTCTGGTACATCAGGAGTAACTGCTGCCATGAATGGTTCCATCAATTTTTCAACCAATGACGGATGGGTACGTGAATTCAAAGAATTAAATAAAACTAAAAATTCATTTGTATTACCAATAGTGGATCATAATTTACCTATTTACCAGCAAGATCAAATGGATTTGGATAATTTGTACCAAATGCTCGAACAAGAAATACTCCCTTTATATTACGATAATCCAGATGGATGGTGGGATTTAGTAGAAACTAGCATGACACAAATTGTTCCATTTTTTGATTCTGCCAGAATGGTAGATGAATATTATACGAAAATGTATAATTAA
- a CDS encoding DoxX family protein, translating into MNNVKSLNKWANAHTYLPVDLLRMALGVFLFMKGVYFFSNAQYLVDLLAPIDRFDKFGGGMFLIHYIAPAHLIGGILIFFGLLTRWAIIAQLPILICAIIINFMGYMHHQNLLLALLTFAICIFFAVYGGGKNSADYFFKMEK; encoded by the coding sequence ATGAATAATGTAAAAAGCTTAAATAAGTGGGCCAATGCTCATACTTATTTACCGGTTGATCTACTTAGAATGGCTCTTGGAGTTTTTCTATTTATGAAAGGAGTTTATTTTTTTTCAAATGCCCAATATTTAGTTGATTTACTAGCTCCTATTGATAGATTCGATAAGTTTGGAGGTGGAATGTTTTTAATTCACTACATAGCCCCTGCTCATTTAATTGGAGGGATTTTAATATTCTTTGGATTATTAACCCGCTGGGCTATTATAGCACAGTTACCAATTTTAATTTGCGCGATTATCATCAACTTCATGGGTTACATGCACCATCAAAACTTATTATTAGCATTGCTAACCTTTGCTATATGCATCTTTTTTGCAGTATATGGTGGTGGTAAAAATTCAGCAGATTATTTTTTTAAAATGGAAAAGTAA
- a CDS encoding CPBP family intramembrane glutamic endopeptidase, protein MFIEQGIDEKNKFWKYLFGLIIIAGASFLGQMPMLGMILFQTTFKGKSYPTTDSELLHFFEPNLNLFLLLFSYVLALGGIYLVVRFLHHQTFMSVVTARKKIDWKRVLFSFLVWAAITLVSTLVTYYLNPADFKINFQPIPFFILLIIATLLIPIQTSVEELIFRGYLMQGFANLSKNKWIPLLMTSTIFGLLHLSNPEVSKLGNIIMVYYIGTGLLLGIMTLMDDGMELALGFHAANNLIGALLITSDWSAFQTYSIFKDVSEPEAGFDIIFPVIVIYPLILVIFGYKYKWSGWIKKLTESV, encoded by the coding sequence ATGTTTATAGAACAAGGAATAGACGAAAAGAATAAATTTTGGAAGTATCTTTTTGGTTTGATAATTATTGCTGGAGCTTCTTTTTTGGGACAAATGCCAATGTTAGGAATGATTTTATTTCAAACGACTTTTAAGGGAAAATCATACCCTACCACAGATTCAGAATTATTACATTTTTTTGAGCCTAATTTAAATTTGTTTCTTTTGTTGTTTTCATATGTTTTAGCTCTTGGAGGAATCTATTTGGTAGTTCGATTTTTGCATCATCAAACATTTATGTCTGTTGTCACTGCTAGAAAAAAAATCGATTGGAAAAGAGTATTGTTTTCATTTTTGGTTTGGGCAGCAATTACACTTGTTTCAACATTGGTTACGTATTATTTAAATCCAGCAGATTTTAAAATTAATTTTCAGCCAATTCCCTTTTTTATTTTATTGATAATTGCGACTTTATTGATTCCGATACAAACAAGCGTAGAGGAGTTGATTTTTCGAGGGTATCTGATGCAGGGATTTGCTAATTTATCTAAAAACAAATGGATTCCATTATTGATGACTTCAACTATATTTGGATTATTGCATTTATCGAACCCAGAAGTTTCGAAGCTTGGGAATATAATTATGGTGTATTATATTGGTACGGGACTGTTATTAGGGATAATGACTTTAATGGATGATGGTATGGAACTCGCATTAGGATTTCATGCTGCAAATAATTTAATTGGAGCCTTATTAATAACGTCTGATTGGTCTGCATTTCAAACTTATTCTATTTTTAAAGATGTGTCAGAACCCGAGGCTGGATTTGATATTATCTTCCCTGTAATAGTGATTTATCCTCTGATTTTAGTTATATTTGGGTATAAATACAAGTGGTCTGGTTGGATAAAAAAACTGACTGAAAGTGTTTGA
- a CDS encoding outer membrane beta-barrel family protein, producing the protein MKNFKRNLVLLFLFLGLSNFAQQGPPTFNKVKVTGKIVDKKSNQPLEYATITLKNQKNPKAISGGITNNKGEYEADVIPGVYDITIEFISFKNVEIKGKDITEKTSLGTIALEDDASQLNEVVVRAEKSSVEIKLDKKVYNVGQDMMVKGGTVSDVLDNVPSVSVDTEGNVSLRGSDNIRILIDGRPSYAVNIAEALRQLPADAIDKVEVITNPSARYDAEGGSGIINIILKKGKNQGFNGTIIASTGIPETYGLSANVNYKTEKLNYFTTAAYNHRTNEGGGKTNSEYFNEDGSVKNYLDEDRDTKRTNDGFNGRAGVEWTVAPNTYWTNAINYEKYTGDTNDLINYNNYDASHIFTGSTYRLNTGDTGSENASYTSNLIKNFNDKGHKLTVDASISRNTDDSQSVITGSDNYNNTLNNQVQKQAQLQADYVLPLGEGSQFEAGYKGNFGDLNNDYYVLDDKGVRIDNLSNTLEYKENINAIYTQYGFKKNKFSYLFGLRWEDTNIEVNLLDTNEFNTKKYNNFFPSAFISYELSDQSNITTSYSKRLSRPRGRFMNPAVNYSSNVNIFQGNPDLDPSLTNKFDVGYIKRWDKITFNTSAYFEDTKDVFSFVRSPTGDVVTPSGEVVTPAPGTEVDGIPVIKSQPINLGKEQKFGFEFTLNYTPFKIWRINSNFNFYNVKTTGEHSYTDTKGNLIVQNLDNQATTWFARINSKLTLPYKIDWQLNATYNGEQKTAQGKNLGQFGMNTAFSKDILKDKATIAFNISDIFNSRIMRSYTNILDQNSNLDQTSYSEMQFRKRQFNLSFTYRFNKTKSDREKNTQPKNEGGGDGGGEFPG; encoded by the coding sequence ATGAAAAATTTCAAACGTAACCTAGTTCTATTATTTCTATTTTTAGGACTATCTAATTTTGCACAACAAGGTCCTCCAACTTTCAACAAAGTCAAAGTTACTGGGAAAATTGTAGACAAAAAGAGTAATCAGCCCCTAGAATATGCTACAATTACTTTAAAAAATCAAAAAAATCCGAAAGCAATTTCTGGAGGAATTACCAATAACAAGGGAGAATATGAAGCTGATGTTATTCCTGGTGTTTATGATATTACTATCGAATTTATTTCGTTTAAAAATGTCGAAATAAAAGGAAAGGATATAACCGAAAAAACCTCATTAGGTACAATTGCACTCGAAGATGATGCTTCACAATTGAACGAAGTAGTTGTTCGTGCTGAAAAATCATCAGTAGAAATCAAACTGGATAAAAAGGTATACAACGTTGGTCAAGATATGATGGTAAAAGGTGGAACTGTAAGTGATGTTCTTGATAATGTTCCTTCTGTTTCTGTTGATACCGAAGGAAATGTAAGCTTAAGAGGTAGTGACAACATTCGAATTCTAATCGATGGAAGACCCTCTTATGCGGTAAATATTGCAGAAGCTTTAAGACAACTTCCCGCTGATGCTATCGATAAAGTTGAAGTTATCACTAATCCATCTGCCCGATATGATGCCGAAGGTGGTTCTGGAATTATCAACATTATTCTTAAAAAAGGCAAGAATCAAGGTTTTAACGGGACCATTATAGCTTCTACAGGTATTCCTGAAACTTATGGTTTGAGTGCCAATGTGAATTATAAAACCGAAAAATTAAACTATTTTACTACTGCAGCATACAATCACAGAACAAATGAAGGCGGTGGTAAAACTAATTCAGAGTATTTTAATGAAGATGGTTCTGTCAAAAACTATCTAGACGAAGATCGTGACACAAAGAGAACAAATGATGGTTTTAACGGAAGAGCAGGTGTTGAATGGACTGTTGCCCCAAATACGTATTGGACAAATGCCATTAATTATGAAAAGTATACTGGGGATACCAATGACTTAATTAACTACAATAATTATGATGCCTCACATATTTTTACAGGTTCAACTTATCGTTTGAATACTGGTGATACTGGTAGTGAAAATGCTTCATATACATCAAACTTAATTAAAAACTTCAACGACAAAGGACATAAGCTTACAGTTGATGCATCTATTTCAAGAAACACCGATGATAGTCAGAGTGTTATCACTGGTTCAGATAATTACAACAATACTTTAAATAATCAAGTTCAAAAACAAGCACAACTTCAAGCTGATTATGTACTTCCTCTGGGAGAAGGAAGCCAATTTGAAGCAGGATATAAAGGGAATTTTGGAGACTTAAACAATGACTATTATGTTCTTGACGATAAAGGTGTACGTATTGATAATCTTTCTAATACTTTAGAATATAAAGAAAACATCAATGCAATTTATACACAATATGGTTTCAAAAAAAATAAATTTTCTTATTTATTTGGGCTACGTTGGGAAGATACTAATATCGAAGTAAACTTATTAGATACAAATGAATTCAATACTAAAAAGTACAATAACTTTTTCCCAAGTGCTTTCATTAGTTATGAACTTTCAGATCAAAGTAACATTACTACAAGCTATAGTAAACGTTTATCAAGACCAAGAGGTCGTTTCATGAATCCTGCAGTAAATTATTCAAGTAATGTTAATATTTTTCAAGGAAACCCTGACTTAGACCCTTCACTAACAAACAAATTTGATGTTGGATATATTAAACGTTGGGACAAAATAACATTCAATACTTCTGCTTATTTTGAAGATACAAAAGATGTTTTCAGTTTTGTGAGATCTCCTACTGGTGATGTAGTAACTCCTTCTGGTGAAGTGGTAACTCCTGCGCCAGGAACTGAAGTAGATGGTATTCCAGTTATTAAAAGCCAACCTATTAACTTAGGAAAAGAACAAAAATTTGGTTTTGAATTTACATTAAATTACACTCCTTTTAAAATATGGAGAATCAACAGTAATTTCAATTTCTATAATGTAAAAACAACTGGAGAGCACAGTTACACAGATACAAAAGGAAATCTTATTGTACAAAATCTAGATAATCAAGCCACAACATGGTTTGCAAGAATTAATTCAAAACTTACTTTACCGTACAAAATAGACTGGCAGTTGAATGCGACTTACAATGGTGAACAAAAAACGGCACAAGGTAAAAACTTAGGTCAATTTGGTATGAATACCGCTTTCAGTAAAGACATATTAAAAGACAAAGCAACAATTGCATTTAATATTAGTGATATATTCAATTCAAGAATTATGAGATCGTATACTAATATATTAGATCAAAACTCAAATTTAGATCAAACCTCATATAGTGAAATGCAATTCCGTAAACGTCAATTCAATTTATCATTCACTTACCGTTTTAACAAAACTAAAAGCGACAGAGAAAAGAATACGCAACCTAAAAATGAAGGTGGCGGAGATGGCGGAGGAGAATTTCCAGGATAA
- a CDS encoding S41 family peptidase — protein sequence MKKTLLAIFFGLLFLQCSSIKEHNEHINDLISEKNLKADVDFTYKKLQRFQPKLYWYISKKELDFKFDSLKSTITKPMTSFEFYKKLSPVVASIRQGHLIVSPSTKTLSKKEQKELKNKGIGPFSQFEFEIINNKLYVIKNKSDNKTIKPGAEVIAINDKNTNELISEYYTLFTSDGYNKTFKRKRMSNTFPSFFVNENGIQDSLHYSFKQNDSLQIVCIRRKKIEPAKISKKEDKNTVTILDTKQKKQIKRDKSTYGYNETTRTNNRDLKFIEKDSSIALLKIKHFALGKPSRFYEESFRKMQLSKTKTLIIDLRNNPGGSINEISNLYSYLSDSTYVFIDPYLVNSKTTLVEKTPFNTSPLLAKILMTPFYAPVVFFKTHKDKNGNYYSSNSYSKPKPINKNAFKGKIYVMINGGTFSASSIISSNLKGSKRATFVGEETGGAYNGTVAGIMPIIKLPNSEIKVTIGLLVVAPFYKTTLEGHGIFPDKEILPTITDYVNGKDPELNWILEDIKKNTTIPVENQKDKKITLK from the coding sequence ATGAAAAAAACACTCTTAGCTATATTTTTCGGTTTACTATTTCTCCAATGCTCATCCATTAAAGAGCATAACGAACACATAAACGATTTGATTTCGGAAAAAAACTTAAAAGCTGATGTGGATTTTACGTATAAAAAACTGCAACGTTTCCAACCAAAATTGTATTGGTACATATCAAAGAAAGAGCTCGACTTCAAATTTGACAGCTTAAAAAGCACGATTACAAAACCAATGACTAGTTTCGAATTTTATAAAAAACTCAGTCCTGTAGTAGCCTCAATTCGTCAAGGTCATTTGATAGTTTCTCCTTCAACAAAAACCTTAAGCAAAAAAGAACAGAAAGAGCTAAAAAATAAAGGAATTGGCCCTTTTTCACAGTTTGAATTTGAAATCATTAATAACAAATTGTATGTCATTAAAAACAAATCTGACAATAAAACTATAAAACCAGGAGCAGAAGTTATTGCTATTAATGATAAAAATACAAATGAATTAATTTCTGAATATTATACATTATTCACCTCAGATGGATACAATAAAACATTCAAAAGAAAACGAATGTCCAATACATTTCCATCCTTTTTTGTTAACGAAAACGGTATTCAAGATAGTTTGCATTACAGTTTTAAACAAAACGATTCTTTACAAATTGTTTGTATCAGACGAAAAAAAATAGAACCTGCAAAAATCAGTAAAAAAGAAGATAAGAACACAGTAACAATACTTGACACAAAACAAAAAAAACAAATCAAAAGAGACAAAAGTACTTACGGCTATAATGAAACCACAAGGACTAATAATCGAGATTTGAAATTCATAGAAAAAGACAGTAGTATTGCTTTACTTAAAATTAAGCATTTTGCCTTAGGGAAGCCTTCTCGCTTTTACGAAGAAAGTTTTAGAAAAATGCAATTGAGTAAAACTAAAACTTTAATTATTGATTTAAGAAATAACCCTGGGGGATCAATAAACGAAATTTCAAATTTATACAGTTATTTATCAGACTCTACTTATGTGTTCATTGATCCTTATCTAGTAAATTCAAAAACTACTTTGGTCGAAAAAACACCTTTCAATACGTCTCCATTATTAGCAAAAATATTAATGACACCCTTCTATGCACCTGTAGTTTTTTTTAAGACTCATAAAGATAAAAATGGAAACTATTATTCTTCTAATTCATATTCAAAGCCCAAACCAATAAACAAAAACGCTTTCAAAGGCAAAATATATGTAATGATTAACGGTGGAACATTTTCGGCATCAAGTATCATTTCCTCTAATTTAAAAGGTTCAAAAAGAGCTACGTTCGTAGGTGAAGAAACAGGAGGAGCCTACAATGGAACTGTCGCTGGAATAATGCCTATAATTAAATTACCAAATTCTGAGATAAAAGTAACAATAGGTTTACTTGTAGTTGCCCCATTTTATAAAACAACTTTAGAAGGACATGGTATTTTTCCTGACAAGGAAATTCTACCAACAATAACTGATTATGTTAATGGAAAAGATCCTGAGTTAAATTGGATTCTAGAAGATATTAAAAAGAATACAACAATTCCTGTTGAAAATCAAAAAGACAAAAAAATTACCTTAAAATAA
- the arsC gene encoding arsenate reductase (glutaredoxin) (This arsenate reductase requires both glutathione and glutaredoxin to convert arsenate to arsenite, after which the efflux transporter formed by ArsA and ArsB can extrude the arsenite from the cell, providing resistance.) has product MIQIYHNQRCGKSRNCLLFLEESKKEFEIINYLNTPPTASELTELLKKLKFSPIELVRQKEKIWIENYKGKTLTDNQIIQAMVQNPILIERPIVVKDDQAIIGRDLDLVNPFI; this is encoded by the coding sequence ATGATACAAATTTACCATAATCAACGTTGCGGAAAATCCAGAAACTGTTTACTCTTTTTAGAAGAATCAAAGAAAGAGTTTGAAATCATCAATTATCTCAACACACCCCCTACAGCAAGTGAATTAACTGAATTATTAAAAAAATTAAAATTCAGTCCAATTGAATTAGTTAGACAAAAAGAAAAAATTTGGATAGAAAATTACAAAGGAAAAACACTAACTGATAATCAAATTATTCAGGCAATGGTTCAAAATCCAATTCTTATTGAACGACCAATTGTTGTTAAAGATGACCAAGCCATTATCGGAAGAGATTTAGACCTAGTCAATCCTTTTATTTAG
- a CDS encoding AMP-binding protein: MNTITYKNVHNHFKINGYHLTKEDLCRIAYSFIKEGADFEQVVGDFLLDWFDDKSYIDMYTSGTTGEPKTIRIEKDAMVQSAIATGDFFGLEPGNRVLHCLPANYVAGKMMFVRSFILGLDMDFVAPSSHPLEHNDEKYDFAAMVPLQAKNSIDKLKNIKKIIIGGVKVHKSLEDELIKLPIQIYETYGMTETITHIAAKKIGVEAFTTLPNVTVSVNEHQCLEILAKNIRNEKIITNDIVKLVSNTQFVWLGRYDNVINSGGIKIIPEQVESKLSTLIPRRYFVNGEQDDILGEKVVLYVEGETMNIDSSVFDVLDKYEKPKDVHFIPKFKETATGKIMREESKKLTLI; encoded by the coding sequence ATGAATACAATAACATACAAAAATGTACATAACCATTTTAAAATAAATGGTTATCATTTGACTAAAGAAGATTTATGTAGAATTGCTTATAGTTTTATAAAAGAAGGAGCAGATTTTGAACAAGTGGTTGGGGATTTCTTATTGGATTGGTTCGATGATAAATCATATATCGATATGTATACTTCGGGTACTACTGGAGAACCAAAAACCATACGAATTGAAAAAGACGCCATGGTTCAATCGGCTATTGCAACAGGAGATTTTTTTGGATTGGAACCAGGAAATAGAGTGTTACATTGTTTGCCTGCCAATTATGTTGCTGGTAAAATGATGTTTGTTCGTTCTTTTATTTTAGGCTTAGATATGGATTTTGTTGCTCCAAGTTCTCATCCATTAGAACATAATGATGAAAAATATGATTTTGCTGCAATGGTGCCTCTTCAAGCAAAAAACTCAATTGATAAATTAAAAAATATTAAAAAGATAATTATTGGAGGAGTTAAAGTTCATAAATCATTGGAAGATGAATTGATTAAATTGCCGATTCAGATTTATGAAACTTATGGAATGACAGAAACAATTACACATATTGCTGCTAAAAAAATTGGAGTAGAAGCTTTTACTACATTGCCAAATGTTACGGTTTCGGTTAATGAACATCAATGTTTAGAAATTCTTGCTAAGAATATTAGAAATGAAAAAATTATTACTAATGATATTGTTAAGTTAGTTTCGAATACACAATTTGTTTGGTTAGGTCGTTATGATAATGTAATCAATAGTGGTGGTATTAAAATTATTCCTGAGCAAGTAGAAAGTAAGTTGTCTACATTGATTCCAAGACGTTATTTTGTGAATGGAGAACAGGATGATATATTGGGGGAAAAAGTAGTTCTTTATGTTGAAGGAGAAACTATGAATATTGATAGCTCAGTATTCGATGTTTTGGATAAATATGAAAAACCTAAAGATGTTCATTTTATTCCTAAATTTAAAGAAACAGCTACAGGAAAAATTATGAGAGAAGAAAGTAAAAAATTAACTCTAATATAA
- a CDS encoding acyl-CoA carboxylase subunit beta: MDLNFNKNEDHNKLLLSELRQKFAKVKLGGGEKRIEKLHSEGKMTARERIDYLLDENAKSIEIGAFVGKKMYAEHGGCPSGGVIVKIGYIKGKQCIVVANDATVKAGAWFPITAKKNLRAQEIAIENRLPIIYLVDSAGVYLPLQDEIFPDKEHFGRIFRNNAIMSSMGITQIAAVMGSCVAGGAYLPIMSDEALIVDKTGSIFLAGSYLVKAAIGETIDNETLGGATTHCEISGVTDYKAKDDKDALDKIKNIVDKIGDFNKAGFNRVKSEKPAQDEKEIYGILPKARNEQYDMMEIISRLVDNSEFEAYKDGYGQTLITGYARIDGWAVGIVANQRKVVKTTKGEMQFGGVIYSDSADKATRFIANCNQKKIPLVFVQDVTGFMVGSKSEHGGIIKDGAKMVNAVSNSVVPKFTVIVGNSYGAGNYAMCGKAFDPRLIFAWPSAELAVMGGTQAAKVLAQIEASSLKSKGEIVDEAQEAELFSKIKNRYDEQVSPYYAAARLWTDAIIDPLETRTWISMGIEAANHSPIEKQFNLGVIQV; the protein is encoded by the coding sequence ATGGATTTAAACTTCAATAAAAACGAAGATCACAATAAACTTTTACTGTCTGAGCTCAGACAAAAATTTGCTAAAGTCAAACTTGGTGGTGGAGAAAAGCGGATTGAAAAACTTCATTCCGAAGGAAAAATGACTGCTCGGGAACGTATTGACTACCTCCTAGATGAGAACGCAAAGTCAATTGAAATCGGAGCCTTTGTTGGTAAAAAAATGTATGCGGAACACGGCGGATGTCCATCTGGAGGTGTAATCGTAAAAATAGGATATATAAAAGGAAAACAATGTATTGTTGTCGCCAATGACGCTACTGTAAAAGCCGGTGCATGGTTTCCTATTACTGCTAAGAAAAACTTAAGAGCACAGGAAATTGCTATAGAAAATCGTTTACCCATTATCTATTTGGTTGATAGTGCAGGAGTTTATTTGCCTTTGCAAGATGAAATTTTCCCTGACAAAGAACATTTTGGACGCATCTTTAGAAACAATGCTATTATGAGCAGTATGGGAATTACTCAAATAGCAGCCGTTATGGGAAGTTGTGTTGCTGGCGGAGCTTACCTTCCCATTATGAGTGACGAAGCTTTAATCGTCGATAAAACCGGAAGTATATTCTTAGCTGGAAGTTATTTGGTAAAAGCTGCAATTGGAGAAACTATTGATAATGAAACTTTGGGCGGAGCAACAACACATTGTGAGATTTCGGGTGTTACTGATTATAAAGCAAAAGACGACAAAGATGCTTTAGACAAAATAAAAAATATAGTCGATAAAATTGGTGATTTTAACAAAGCGGGTTTCAATCGCGTCAAATCAGAGAAACCAGCTCAAGACGAAAAAGAAATCTACGGAATTTTACCAAAAGCAAGAAACGAACAATATGACATGATGGAAATTATCAGTCGATTGGTTGATAATTCTGAATTTGAAGCCTATAAAGATGGATATGGGCAAACACTTATTACAGGTTATGCCAGAATTGACGGCTGGGCTGTTGGAATTGTCGCTAATCAAAGAAAAGTAGTTAAAACAACCAAAGGCGAAATGCAATTTGGAGGTGTTATTTATTCGGATTCAGCAGATAAAGCCACTCGATTTATTGCCAATTGCAACCAAAAGAAAATTCCATTGGTATTTGTACAAGATGTAACCGGTTTTATGGTTGGTTCAAAATCTGAACATGGCGGAATTATAAAAGATGGCGCTAAAATGGTGAATGCTGTTTCTAATTCAGTAGTACCCAAATTCACTGTTATAGTTGGAAACTCTTATGGAGCGGGGAATTATGCTATGTGTGGTAAAGCGTTTGATCCTCGACTAATATTTGCTTGGCCAAGTGCTGAACTAGCGGTTATGGGTGGCACACAAGCGGCAAAAGTACTAGCACAAATTGAAGCCTCTTCATTAAAAAGTAAAGGCGAAATTGTTGATGAGGCCCAAGAAGCAGAACTTTTTTCTAAAATCAAAAACCGTTACGATGAGCAAGTTTCCCCATATTATGCAGCAGCTCGCTTGTGGACAGATGCTATTATTGACCCATTAGAAACCAGAACTTGGATATCTATGGGAATCGAAGCAGCTAATCATTCCCCTATCGAAAAACAATTTAATTTGGGGGTAATTCAAGTTTAA